A window from Armatimonadota bacterium encodes these proteins:
- a CDS encoding protein kinase, whose translation MIGTVLKHRYEVLEKIGEGSFFTVYKCQDKIDNRTVAVKVLLPQYAANGMFAERMIVEAQAMIGVRHPGIVEVLDTGCQDGNYFIVVEYVKGVDLRERLRRSTPLTLLTAIDLGMALCDALDYAHRRGFVHGDLRPGNILVTAEGQIKIADFWVNEAVVSSQSIRTNAMMRSIHYMAPEVAEGKQSSTASDIYSLGIILFEALTGTLPFEGDTPITVALKHAKEPVPSPRTLNPGIPKTLDAVIVKALQKLPHQRFRSAKAMFNDLKAVRNALNLTKTVTWTAVSEKETPEPPSEEAEDELEEIPILSAILKTLIVIVALIGIFGVMVIGYVWMSPGEVEVPDLIGQQIDRARIIADQKHITLNIKGEEYNENTEKFPKGTIYFMNPAPGRHIKEGKSVDVWVSKGSKYTKTPSIVNLTMEDAREQIINAGLTVGEISQDYNDTIPAGSVISQSPAPGTRQERGQRVNMVVSLGPKFEEEIPTPPEEENRPPMEPRSFDVIIKKVPPGRDNQTVQIVVVDNLGEKVAYTGLAKPGDRIQQTVEGIGERIVIRVYIDGKLVQEETK comes from the coding sequence TTGATTGGCACAGTTCTTAAACATCGCTATGAGGTACTTGAGAAGATTGGAGAGGGGAGCTTCTTCACAGTTTACAAGTGCCAAGACAAGATTGACAACAGGACAGTTGCTGTGAAGGTCTTGCTTCCCCAGTATGCCGCAAACGGCATGTTTGCCGAACGTATGATAGTTGAAGCGCAAGCGATGATCGGCGTTCGTCATCCGGGCATCGTGGAGGTATTAGACACCGGTTGTCAAGATGGCAACTACTTCATAGTTGTTGAATATGTCAAGGGAGTAGACCTTCGAGAGCGACTTCGCAGAAGCACGCCCCTTACACTTCTGACAGCTATTGACCTAGGCATGGCACTCTGCGACGCCCTGGATTATGCACACCGCAGAGGCTTCGTACATGGGGACCTCCGTCCTGGAAACATTCTGGTAACTGCTGAGGGCCAGATTAAGATAGCAGATTTTTGGGTCAACGAGGCAGTAGTATCATCGCAGTCAATCCGCACAAACGCTATGATGCGGTCGATTCATTACATGGCACCCGAAGTTGCTGAGGGCAAGCAATCTAGTACCGCAAGCGATATCTACTCACTCGGCATAATACTTTTTGAAGCACTAACTGGCACACTTCCGTTTGAGGGCGACACGCCGATTACAGTAGCGCTAAAGCATGCCAAGGAACCCGTGCCTTCCCCACGCACGTTAAATCCCGGCATACCGAAGACACTCGACGCCGTAATTGTCAAGGCGCTTCAGAAACTACCCCATCAGAGATTCCGCTCAGCTAAAGCCATGTTCAACGACTTAAAGGCAGTTCGCAATGCGCTCAACCTGACGAAAACGGTAACGTGGACTGCTGTCTCGGAGAAGGAGACTCCCGAGCCTCCAAGCGAAGAGGCTGAGGATGAGTTGGAGGAAATACCGATTTTGTCTGCTATTCTAAAGACGCTCATCGTTATAGTCGCCTTAATAGGCATATTTGGTGTTATGGTAATCGGATATGTATGGATGAGCCCTGGGGAAGTTGAGGTACCAGATCTTATTGGTCAGCAAATTGACCGCGCAAGGATAATTGCCGACCAAAAGCACATAACATTAAACATCAAGGGCGAAGAGTATAATGAAAACACAGAAAAGTTCCCAAAAGGGACAATATACTTCATGAACCCTGCGCCAGGCCGCCATATCAAAGAGGGCAAGTCCGTCGATGTTTGGGTGAGTAAAGGCTCAAAATATACAAAAACACCTTCTATAGTCAATCTCACAATGGAAGATGCCCGTGAGCAAATCATAAATGCAGGACTTACAGTCGGGGAGATTTCACAAGATTACAATGACACCATCCCAGCTGGAAGTGTGATATCCCAATCACCTGCCCCTGGGACACGGCAAGAAAGGGGACAGCGTGTGAATATGGTCGTAAGCCTTGGCCCAAAATTCGAAGAGGAGATACCCACACCTCCAGAAGAGGAAAATCGCCCGCCCATGGAGCCAAGATCCTTCGATGTAATTATAAAGAAAGTGCCCCCTGGCCGTGATAATCAGACAGTCCAGATTGTTGTAGTTGATAATCTCGGCGAGAAAGTAGCATACACTGGCCTAGCAAAGCCCGGCGATAGAATTCAACAAACCGTCGAGGGAATAGGCGAACGCATAGTAATTCGCGTTTACATAGACGGCAAGCTCGTGCAGGAGGAAACAAAGTGA
- a CDS encoding DegT/DnrJ/EryC1/StrS family aminotransferase has translation MSKLALFGGEKAVKSNDRDIFTWPIVTKEDEAAVLEVLQRGAMSGTDVTKQFEEEFAAWLGRKYALAHNNGTAAIQAAMFGCKIGVGDEIICPSITYWASAIPAFTLGATVVFADIDPWTLCLDPDDIERWISGRTKAIMVVHYLGYPADMDRIMAIARKHGLKVIEDVSHAHGGLYKGKKVGTFGDVAAMSLMSGKSLPIGEGGILCTDDLEIYERAIAFGHYERYGANITTPYLKQFAGLPLGGYKYRMHQLSSAMGRVQLKHYDKRMQEIDKAMNYFWDGLEGVPGIRAHRPPKGSNCTMGGWYACHGIYVAEELGGLSVTRFTEAVRAEGCPTSPGVNNALHLHPLFTKCDVYGHGKPTRIANSTRDVRQYKGDLPVSEAVGARTYSIPWFKKYRPEIIDQYIEAFRKVCDNYEELLADDPGNPENIGGWHFFQHSS, from the coding sequence ATGAGTAAACTGGCTTTATTTGGTGGAGAAAAGGCCGTCAAAAGCAACGACCGCGATATTTTCACTTGGCCAATCGTTACAAAAGAGGACGAGGCAGCAGTGCTCGAGGTACTCCAACGCGGAGCCATGTCTGGCACAGATGTAACTAAACAATTTGAAGAAGAATTTGCTGCATGGTTGGGCCGCAAATATGCCCTGGCACACAATAACGGCACTGCAGCCATTCAAGCGGCAATGTTTGGATGCAAGATTGGAGTAGGAGATGAGATAATTTGTCCAAGCATAACCTACTGGGCATCAGCAATTCCGGCGTTCACACTTGGTGCAACTGTTGTATTTGCAGATATAGATCCTTGGACGCTCTGCCTCGACCCGGACGATATTGAAAGGTGGATTTCCGGCCGAACAAAAGCAATTATGGTTGTCCATTATTTAGGCTACCCAGCGGATATGGACCGCATTATGGCGATTGCCCGCAAACATGGTTTGAAGGTAATAGAAGACGTATCGCATGCACATGGCGGCCTCTATAAAGGGAAAAAAGTCGGTACTTTTGGGGATGTGGCCGCAATGTCCCTAATGAGCGGCAAATCTCTGCCCATTGGTGAAGGCGGCATTCTCTGCACCGACGACCTTGAAATTTATGAGCGTGCAATCGCATTTGGGCACTACGAGCGCTATGGAGCAAACATAACAACACCCTACCTCAAACAGTTCGCTGGGCTTCCCCTCGGTGGTTACAAATATCGAATGCATCAACTAAGTTCAGCAATGGGAAGGGTTCAACTAAAACATTATGATAAAAGAATGCAAGAAATAGATAAGGCAATGAATTACTTCTGGGATGGCTTGGAGGGCGTTCCAGGTATCAGGGCGCACAGACCGCCTAAAGGGTCGAACTGCACAATGGGTGGGTGGTATGCATGCCACGGGATATACGTAGCAGAAGAACTAGGCGGGCTTTCCGTGACCCGATTCACAGAAGCGGTGCGTGCGGAAGGTTGTCCTACAAGTCCTGGGGTAAACAACGCTCTACACCTCCATCCGCTTTTCACCAAGTGCGATGTCTATGGCCATGGAAAGCCCACCAGAATAGCAAACTCCACACGCGACGTGCGCCAATATAAAGGCGACCTACCAGTAAGCGAGGCAGTAGGAGCAAGGACTTACTCAATCCCATGGTTTAAGAAATACCGCCCAGAAATCATTGACCAGTACATAGAGGCGTTTAGAAAAGTTTGCGATAACTACGAGGAGTTATTAGCCGATGATCCAGGTAACCCTGAGAATATTGGCGGCTGGCATTTCTTCCAGCACTCCAGCTAA
- the ribD gene encoding bifunctional diaminohydroxyphosphoribosylaminopyrimidine deaminase/5-amino-6-(5-phosphoribosylamino)uracil reductase RibD encodes MLAAKNQETPENTFMRRAIQLAKRGHTSPNPMVGAVVVREGKIVGEGFHPKAGEPHAEVFALRQAGDLANGADLYVSLEPCCHQGRTPPCTDAIIKARIRRVFVAMVDPNPQVAGKGIEVLRSAGIEVDVGLLESEAHELNRGYIKRVTKELPFVLWKCAMTLDGKICTRTGDSRWITSTKARRYVHRLRSQSDAILVGIGTIRADDPELTVREVRSAVQPIRVVVDTKASIPLNAKVLRPDAPTILAVGRSEPEANLDLLWNIEAKILSIREVDGKVDLRYLMGELAKMGINNVLLEGGGELAASMIAERLVDKGLIFIAPKIVGGRSAKTPVEGEGIELMAQALRVSNLKVRRFADDLALEFDF; translated from the coding sequence ATGCTGGCAGCCAAGAATCAAGAAACACCTGAGAATACCTTCATGAGACGAGCGATTCAGCTCGCCAAGCGCGGACACACCAGCCCCAACCCAATGGTCGGGGCTGTCGTTGTCCGTGAAGGCAAGATTGTAGGCGAAGGGTTTCATCCGAAGGCAGGCGAGCCGCATGCCGAGGTATTCGCCTTACGACAAGCAGGTGATTTGGCAAATGGGGCGGACTTGTATGTATCGCTAGAACCTTGCTGTCACCAAGGGCGCACGCCGCCGTGCACCGATGCGATTATAAAAGCTCGCATACGGAGGGTTTTCGTCGCTATGGTAGACCCGAACCCTCAGGTCGCAGGTAAGGGCATTGAGGTACTGAGGTCAGCGGGAATCGAAGTCGACGTCGGCCTCCTCGAATCAGAAGCCCATGAGCTCAATCGTGGCTACATTAAACGCGTTACCAAAGAACTACCATTCGTTCTTTGGAAGTGCGCTATGACACTAGACGGCAAAATATGCACGCGAACCGGCGATTCACGATGGATCACCTCAACAAAGGCAAGGCGATACGTCCACCGTCTGCGCAGCCAGTCTGACGCGATTCTCGTTGGCATTGGTACAATACGCGCAGACGACCCGGAGCTTACGGTTCGCGAAGTTCGCTCTGCAGTTCAGCCCATACGGGTGGTGGTAGATACCAAAGCATCAATACCTTTAAATGCAAAGGTATTGCGACCCGACGCGCCAACCATTTTGGCAGTTGGAAGGAGCGAGCCAGAAGCAAACCTGGATTTACTTTGGAATATCGAAGCTAAGATTCTTTCCATTCGAGAGGTAGATGGCAAAGTTGACCTTCGCTATTTGATGGGCGAACTTGCTAAAATGGGCATAAACAATGTCCTTCTTGAAGGGGGCGGCGAGCTTGCGGCATCCATGATCGCCGAACGCCTAGTAGATAAAGGTCTAATCTTCATCGCCCCAAAAATAGTAGGAGGACGCTCGGCAAAAACACCCGTCGAAGGAGAAGGCATCGAGTTGATGGCTCAAGCTCTGCGCGTGTCAAATTTGAAAGTACGCCGTTTTGCCGATGACTTGGCCTTGGAATTTGACTTCTAA
- a CDS encoding riboflavin synthase, with protein MFTGLIEEKGKIVQIERGPAGLKLTINAPEISGDVSIGDSVSVNGACLTAVAVNPPNITFDVVRETVERSNLGSLKVGNSVNLERPLKAGARLGGHIVLGHIDGKGIIREIHKDKSSTSIRIQAPPNVMQYIVEKGSIAVDGISLTVAECGKDWFAVAIIPHTWKATTLSEKTIGDTINLETDIIGKYVHKFLSGNIPASDERLINLLSEGGFME; from the coding sequence ATGTTTACAGGTTTGATTGAAGAAAAAGGAAAAATCGTTCAAATCGAGCGTGGACCTGCAGGGCTGAAACTCACAATCAATGCGCCAGAGATCTCTGGGGATGTCTCTATCGGCGACAGTGTAAGCGTGAATGGCGCATGTCTGACTGCTGTCGCCGTCAACCCGCCCAACATCACATTTGACGTTGTGCGCGAGACTGTAGAAAGAAGCAACCTTGGCAGTCTCAAGGTCGGCAACTCCGTAAACCTCGAACGCCCACTTAAGGCAGGCGCCCGCCTTGGCGGGCATATAGTATTGGGTCATATTGACGGAAAAGGAATAATTCGCGAGATTCACAAGGATAAAAGTTCAACTTCGATTCGCATCCAAGCACCGCCAAATGTAATGCAGTATATTGTTGAGAAAGGCTCAATAGCGGTGGATGGGATTAGCCTCACCGTTGCCGAGTGTGGCAAAGATTGGTTTGCTGTGGCGATAATACCCCATACATGGAAAGCCACAACACTCAGTGAAAAGACCATCGGAGACACAATAAACCTCGAAACTGATATAATAGGTAAGTACGTACATAAATTCTTATCAGGGAACATTCCTGCTTCCGATGAACGCCTCATTAACTTGCTGTCGGAAGGAGGATTTATGGAATAA
- the ribE gene encoding 6,7-dimethyl-8-ribityllumazine synthase codes for MAKVYEGKLLANGLRFGIVVSRFNEFITKKLLEGALDALARHGAIQDNIGIAWVPGTFEIPIIAKKMASSGKFDAVICLGALIRGATPHFDYLAAEVTKGIAQTALSTGIPTVYGIITADTIEQAIERAGTKQGNKGFDAAETAIEMANVMKELEKK; via the coding sequence ATGGCTAAGGTATATGAAGGCAAACTGCTTGCCAATGGACTGAGGTTTGGCATAGTGGTCAGTAGATTCAATGAGTTTATTACTAAAAAACTTCTTGAAGGCGCACTAGATGCGCTTGCCAGACATGGTGCAATTCAGGATAATATTGGGATAGCATGGGTGCCAGGCACATTTGAGATACCAATAATTGCCAAAAAAATGGCTTCCTCGGGGAAATTCGATGCCGTTATATGTCTGGGCGCCCTAATTCGAGGTGCAACCCCACATTTCGACTACCTAGCGGCAGAGGTAACGAAGGGAATAGCACAGACGGCGCTTAGCACTGGAATCCCAACAGTTTATGGCATCATCACAGCCGACACTATCGAGCAAGCAATCGAACGCGCCGGTACGAAGCAAGGCAATAAGGGCTTTGATGCAGCCGAAACAGCCATAGAGATGGCGAATGTGATGAAAGAGTTAGAAAAAAAGTAA
- a CDS encoding MFS transporter encodes MSKINTFYMRFFCFTIPALMDGMIALVQVALPLLAIQFGASPRFLGLLGWTAQSVRLPVCLASGALSEKIGRTTVIFPSAFLACIACLGLSFSRNNAEILIIYILFMASIGAFYPSLQAFIGDRSPIGELRKNLSAFNAGWTIGGATCGLVAGYTFAKSRGLPFEIGALFVALVVILVYAWHKTYTYMQPSGSKELSSSTGPSPGPLLAIARMGHFLGFFAYAAARQLFPKLAVELGMKPGEIGLLVGMLLVGQALGIAVAGAGPWWRGKLWPLLLAQGMVLVSGLVVFYTSIAAFFAGAFLIQGVGLGIAYTAALYYGLQARINMGRNTGIHESLVAGGNILGSLVGGETAEMISLRAPYMATAILSALLTLSGLVYWHSNRQR; translated from the coding sequence ATGAGCAAAATAAACACATTCTATATGAGGTTTTTCTGCTTTACCATCCCAGCCCTAATGGATGGCATGATAGCTTTGGTCCAGGTCGCCCTTCCTCTGCTAGCAATCCAGTTTGGCGCAAGTCCTCGGTTTCTGGGACTTCTCGGTTGGACAGCTCAAAGCGTGCGCCTACCAGTATGTCTCGCATCCGGTGCACTATCTGAAAAAATCGGCCGTACCACAGTAATTTTTCCCTCCGCTTTTCTAGCATGCATTGCATGTCTTGGCCTCTCTTTTTCACGAAACAATGCCGAAATTCTAATAATTTACATCCTCTTTATGGCATCAATAGGTGCGTTTTATCCCTCCCTGCAAGCTTTTATTGGCGACAGGAGCCCTATTGGAGAACTCAGGAAAAATCTCTCTGCATTCAACGCCGGGTGGACGATAGGTGGTGCAACATGTGGCTTGGTAGCTGGATACACCTTCGCCAAAAGCCGCGGACTTCCCTTTGAAATTGGAGCGCTTTTCGTTGCCTTAGTAGTCATCCTAGTATATGCTTGGCATAAAACCTACACCTATATGCAACCTTCTGGTTCAAAAGAGTTATCTTCGTCAACAGGACCTAGCCCAGGTCCATTGCTAGCCATCGCAAGAATGGGACACTTCCTAGGCTTTTTTGCATATGCTGCTGCCCGACAGCTTTTCCCAAAGCTTGCAGTTGAGTTAGGGATGAAACCTGGAGAAATTGGACTACTTGTTGGCATGCTGTTAGTTGGCCAGGCACTCGGGATCGCCGTCGCAGGCGCCGGACCATGGTGGCGAGGCAAACTATGGCCTTTGTTGCTCGCACAAGGGATGGTGTTAGTCTCGGGGCTGGTAGTATTCTATACTTCAATAGCCGCTTTTTTCGCAGGTGCCTTTCTTATCCAGGGAGTTGGGCTCGGAATTGCTTACACAGCGGCGCTTTATTATGGGTTACAAGCAAGGATAAATATGGGCAGGAATACAGGAATCCACGAGTCACTAGTAGCTGGAGGGAACATTCTCGGCAGTTTGGTCGGTGGAGAAACAGCCGAGATGATTTCATTACGAGCGCCTTATATGGCAACGGCAATACTCTCAGCACTGCTCACGCTCTCAGGCCTAGTTTATTGGCATTCAAATCGGCAGAGGTAG
- the rpe gene encoding ribulose-phosphate 3-epimerase, translating to MKISPSLLSADFSNLERAVRQVTEGGADSLHLDIMDGRFVPNITFGPLVVRSIRSKTDLPFCGHLMIIEPESILAEFIAAGCDTIIIHAEACAHLHRTLQQIRELGATPGVALNPSTPLCVIENVLSEIDELLIMTVNPGFGGQDFIPEMLPKIKAARAMIENAGRKIDISVDGGINTKTCELVTAAGANVLVAGSFVFNGPECIEKAISDLRRHCREV from the coding sequence ATAAAAATTTCTCCATCCCTCCTATCCGCTGATTTTAGCAATCTCGAACGTGCCGTTCGCCAAGTAACGGAGGGCGGAGCAGATAGCCTGCACCTAGATATCATGGACGGAAGATTTGTGCCAAATATCACATTTGGACCACTTGTCGTCCGAAGCATCCGAAGCAAAACTGATTTGCCATTCTGTGGCCATTTAATGATTATTGAGCCCGAATCAATTCTGGCCGAGTTCATTGCTGCCGGATGTGATACAATAATTATACATGCCGAGGCTTGTGCCCACCTGCATCGGACTTTGCAACAGATACGAGAGCTTGGAGCGACACCAGGAGTTGCATTAAACCCTTCAACGCCGTTATGCGTAATTGAGAATGTTCTATCCGAAATAGACGAGTTGCTGATAATGACAGTTAACCCTGGCTTTGGGGGTCAGGACTTCATACCTGAAATGCTTCCTAAAATAAAAGCCGCGCGGGCAATGATTGAAAATGCGGGCCGAAAGATAGATATATCAGTGGATGGCGGAATTAATACCAAAACTTGCGAGCTCGTGACTGCAGCAGGGGCAAACGTATTAGTTGCCGGATCCTTTGTATTCAATGGCCCGGAGTGCATCGAGAAGGCGATCTCGGATCTCCGTCGGCACTGTCGAGAGGTTTGA
- a CDS encoding ferredoxin, with translation MRPEIDESLCIGDAICADICPEVFEMGDDNLAHVINENPGPELEEKVREAAEACPTGAISVEED, from the coding sequence ATGAGACCTGAGATTGACGAAAGCCTTTGCATAGGAGATGCAATTTGTGCGGATATTTGTCCAGAAGTTTTTGAGATGGGCGACGACAACCTTGCGCATGTTATCAATGAAAATCCAGGCCCGGAGCTTGAAGAAAAAGTTCGCGAGGCCGCTGAAGCCTGTCCGACGGGCGCAATAAGCGTCGAGGAGGATTAA
- a CDS encoding trypsin-like peptidase domain-containing protein translates to MKKVASYVFVFVLGFAACAWILKEWGYTRPENAGLVISQGLRTKQVVQKGLNPIADAAAKVAPAVVNIDTVSEIRMSSPIEEFFGFPAPKSQVRGQGSGVIIRKDGYILTNNHVVEGANKIVVRLADGRRFKGRIIGRDPRSDLAVIKIDANNLPVAVLGDSDNLRVGDWAIAIGNPLGFSNTVTVGVISATKRTDFPLPNGSVLEEVIQTDAAINQGNSGGALANINGEVIGINTAILSGTGGNIGLGFAIPINNAKTIVAQLIEKGEVVRPWVGVALQDLGGDLAAWYEQRGFKGNHGVIIAQVVPDSPAAKAGIMQYDIITDVDGKKLRSASEFVKIVAKHKIGDIIRVTIWRDGVTRVVAIRLAKMPAGVQ, encoded by the coding sequence ATGAAAAAAGTCGCTTCTTATGTTTTCGTTTTTGTTCTAGGCTTTGCCGCGTGCGCTTGGATTTTAAAAGAATGGGGCTACACACGCCCTGAAAATGCTGGGCTAGTGATTTCGCAAGGCCTAAGAACAAAGCAAGTCGTGCAAAAGGGACTCAACCCTATTGCAGATGCCGCCGCTAAGGTAGCACCAGCCGTCGTCAATATAGACACTGTAAGCGAAATCCGAATGTCATCGCCAATCGAAGAGTTCTTTGGTTTCCCAGCGCCCAAATCTCAAGTAAGAGGCCAAGGCTCGGGGGTAATTATACGAAAAGATGGTTATATTCTAACAAATAACCATGTTGTAGAAGGAGCAAACAAAATTGTAGTGCGCCTTGCCGATGGGCGCCGTTTCAAAGGCAGAATAATAGGCAGAGACCCGCGATCGGACTTAGCAGTAATCAAAATTGACGCCAACAACCTGCCCGTAGCAGTGCTTGGAGATTCCGACAACCTCAGGGTAGGAGACTGGGCGATAGCAATTGGCAACCCGTTAGGCTTCAGTAACACCGTTACTGTGGGCGTAATAAGTGCAACCAAGCGCACTGACTTTCCGTTGCCAAACGGCAGTGTTCTTGAGGAAGTTATCCAGACAGATGCAGCAATCAACCAAGGGAACAGCGGCGGCGCACTGGCAAATATAAACGGCGAAGTGATAGGAATTAACACGGCGATTCTATCGGGGACTGGCGGAAACATAGGCCTAGGGTTCGCAATTCCTATCAACAACGCTAAGACGATAGTAGCTCAACTCATCGAAAAGGGCGAAGTTGTACGTCCGTGGGTTGGAGTTGCTCTGCAAGACCTCGGGGGTGACCTAGCAGCCTGGTACGAACAGAGGGGCTTCAAAGGCAACCATGGAGTTATAATTGCTCAGGTTGTACCTGATAGCCCAGCCGCAAAGGCTGGAATAATGCAATATGACATAATTACCGATGTTGACGGAAAGAAGTTGCGAAGCGCATCAGAGTTCGTTAAAATTGTTGCCAAGCACAAAATTGGCGATATTATCAGAGTTACCATTTGGCGAGACGGCGTTACAAGAGTAGTTGCAATAAGGCTCGCAAAGATGCCGGCAGGAGTCCAATAG
- a CDS encoding bifunctional 3,4-dihydroxy-2-butanone-4-phosphate synthase/GTP cyclohydrolase II translates to MFCTIEEAIEEIRAGRMLIVVDDEDRENEGDFIMAAEKVTPEAINFMAKYGRGLICVAATRARIEELGLSMMVEKNTALLGTPFTVSVDAIHGTTTGISAYDRAHTIKVFIDPATKPSDLAKPGHVFPLVAREGGVLKRAGHTEAAVDLARLAGLNPSGVLCEILSEDGTMARLPELQGIAKRFGLKIATVADLIRYRRRTEKLIKRVALTRLPTPYGEFQLHAYETEVENNPYIALTMGDVSTGEPVLVRIHSSCLTGDVFHSLRCDCGQQMELALSKIAEEGRGVFVYIQQEGRGIGLLNKMKAYQLQDEGYDTVEANERLGYPADLRDYGIGAQVLIDLGVRKIRYMTNNPAKLAGLAGYDLEIVERVPLVATPNSNSLRYLQTKREKMGHLIDTEDLIGEQKSGVGQ, encoded by the coding sequence ATGTTTTGCACTATTGAAGAAGCGATTGAAGAGATCCGTGCAGGAAGAATGCTGATTGTCGTGGATGATGAAGATCGCGAAAACGAAGGCGACTTTATCATGGCGGCAGAAAAGGTTACTCCCGAAGCCATTAATTTTATGGCGAAGTACGGACGCGGGCTTATATGCGTGGCAGCAACCAGGGCGCGAATTGAAGAGCTAGGCCTCTCGATGATGGTCGAGAAAAACACCGCCTTACTAGGCACACCTTTTACAGTGAGCGTGGACGCAATTCACGGCACAACGACCGGCATTTCTGCATATGACAGGGCGCATACTATAAAGGTCTTTATTGACCCTGCCACGAAGCCGTCGGATTTAGCCAAGCCAGGACATGTGTTTCCGCTTGTAGCACGTGAAGGAGGCGTGCTAAAACGAGCTGGTCATACAGAAGCCGCTGTAGATTTGGCTCGGCTTGCTGGATTGAATCCAAGCGGTGTGCTCTGCGAGATACTAAGTGAAGACGGAACCATGGCACGGCTCCCGGAGCTCCAAGGAATTGCAAAGAGGTTTGGTCTAAAAATTGCCACAGTTGCCGACCTCATCAGATATCGCAGACGCACCGAGAAGCTTATCAAGCGTGTTGCACTCACCCGCCTCCCTACTCCTTATGGCGAATTCCAACTCCACGCATACGAGACCGAGGTCGAAAACAATCCATACATCGCTCTGACGATGGGCGACGTGTCAACCGGAGAGCCAGTACTCGTGCGCATACACTCAAGCTGCCTCACCGGCGACGTATTCCACTCCCTGAGATGTGACTGCGGCCAGCAGATGGAGCTAGCCTTATCCAAAATTGCAGAGGAAGGCAGAGGCGTCTTTGTCTACATCCAGCAGGAGGGACGAGGCATCGGCCTCTTGAACAAAATGAAGGCATATCAGCTCCAGGATGAAGGATATGACACTGTCGAAGCAAACGAGCGGCTTGGCTATCCTGCCGATCTCAGAGATTACGGAATAGGAGCCCAAGTGCTTATTGATCTCGGCGTAAGGAAAATAAGATACATGACCAACAATCCAGCAAAGTTAGCTGGATTGGCAGGATACGACCTTGAGATAGTAGAGCGTGTCCCCCTTGTAGCAACACCGAATAGCAATAGCTTGCGTTATCTTCAAACCAAGCGCGAAAAGATGGGACATCTAATTGACACCGAGGATTTAATAGGAGAGCAAAAAAGCGGCGTCGGGCAATAA